In a single window of the Kitasatospora sp. NBC_01246 genome:
- a CDS encoding ParB/RepB/Spo0J family partition protein has translation MTTAVKTAPESDAATEEKPAAPAPWPLASIADLLAHPGNVRATEADAELTASIAEHGIEDPLHVVRLSDGTPQVIDGFRRIAAAQAAGLESVPYSPIPQIRVSELTPHKGNLRKGLRLTKEFVASIRADGVTIPVLITTGDGGALLLVDGHRRLAGAIEAGRTHMPYERRERNAAQQRLDMLTTAVHRAPLTEAEVTAGLFDAAELGASTAQIATASGRTQKLVKATVKAAGAAPVKALREAVPAVALTLDQMSDLSELDDETAAMKEIAEAATKGENLTYVIRRVKGRQEADKSAAARLVELQAAGARIREADELSERAQRIYYLRDQAGKSYSEDRHAAECRGAVFVRGTSDYTQWCANPGLYEHKVVHPNEAGPRKTAAETRAIKAGNIDWQAATDTRRAWVKALLAKGRKYTAAETAALQKAVTLAMLSGFGSISGRFGDHRTLPTLAELLGTGGAREADFVKLMDRATAARLVALAFAKIAACGEMDATREAWREDGGGRRTKTREYLGLLVMLGYTPTVIEQAVMADKPYTPKP, from the coding sequence TTGACCACCGCTGTGAAGACCGCGCCCGAGTCCGACGCTGCCACCGAGGAGAAGCCTGCCGCCCCGGCCCCGTGGCCGCTCGCGTCCATCGCCGACCTGCTCGCCCACCCGGGCAACGTCCGCGCCACCGAGGCGGACGCGGAGCTCACCGCCTCGATCGCCGAGCACGGCATCGAGGACCCGTTGCACGTCGTCCGGCTCAGCGACGGCACGCCCCAGGTGATCGACGGTTTCCGGCGCATCGCCGCCGCCCAGGCGGCCGGACTGGAGTCCGTCCCCTACTCCCCGATCCCTCAGATCCGGGTCAGTGAGCTGACGCCCCACAAGGGCAACTTGCGCAAGGGCCTGCGGCTGACCAAGGAATTCGTGGCCAGCATCCGCGCGGACGGCGTGACGATCCCGGTTCTGATCACCACCGGCGACGGCGGCGCGCTGCTGCTGGTAGACGGGCACCGTCGTCTCGCCGGGGCGATCGAGGCCGGGCGCACCCACATGCCGTACGAGCGGCGCGAGCGCAACGCCGCTCAGCAGCGGCTCGACATGCTCACCACGGCGGTGCACCGCGCGCCGCTCACCGAGGCCGAGGTGACCGCCGGACTGTTCGACGCCGCCGAGCTTGGCGCGAGCACCGCCCAGATCGCCACCGCGTCCGGCCGCACGCAGAAGCTGGTCAAGGCCACGGTGAAGGCCGCCGGGGCCGCCCCGGTCAAGGCCCTGCGCGAGGCGGTGCCCGCCGTCGCCCTGACGCTGGACCAGATGAGCGACCTGTCCGAGCTGGACGACGAGACGGCCGCCATGAAGGAGATCGCCGAGGCCGCCACCAAGGGCGAGAACCTCACCTACGTGATCCGGCGGGTCAAGGGTCGCCAGGAGGCCGACAAGTCGGCCGCCGCCCGGCTGGTCGAGCTGCAGGCCGCCGGGGCCCGCATCCGCGAGGCGGACGAGCTGAGCGAGCGGGCCCAGCGGATCTACTACCTGCGCGACCAGGCCGGTAAGAGCTACAGCGAGGACCGGCACGCCGCCGAGTGCCGGGGCGCGGTGTTCGTGCGCGGGACCAGCGACTACACCCAGTGGTGCGCGAACCCGGGTCTGTACGAGCACAAGGTGGTGCACCCCAACGAGGCCGGGCCGCGCAAGACGGCCGCCGAGACCCGGGCCATCAAGGCCGGAAACATTGACTGGCAGGCGGCCACCGACACCCGCCGGGCGTGGGTCAAGGCCCTGCTGGCCAAGGGCCGCAAGTACACCGCCGCCGAGACCGCCGCACTGCAGAAGGCCGTCACCCTGGCCATGCTGTCCGGGTTCGGCAGCATCTCCGGCCGGTTCGGCGACCACCGCACCTTGCCGACCCTGGCGGAGCTGCTCGGCACGGGCGGCGCGCGAGAGGCGGACTTCGTCAAGCTCATGGACCGGGCCACCGCCGCCCGGCTGGTCGCCCTGGCATTCGCCAAGATCGCCGCGTGCGGGGAGATGGACGCCACCCGCGAGGCGTGGCGCGAGGACGGCGGTGGCCGCCGCACCAAGACCCGCGAGTACCTCGGGCTGCTGGTGATGCTCGGCTACACGCCCACCGTGATCGAGCAGGCCGTCATGGCCGACAAGCCGTACACGCCGAAGCCCTGA
- a CDS encoding DUF6211 family protein translates to MVPEFPFPVEQPNDGAPFLGDLVVLRPSVARHAPAAEWFLIVDFFNGDADSGLFEINLPAGHPQWMDWAQVVDRYDVAAVIRHSPEGAQTWQL, encoded by the coding sequence ATGGTACCCGAATTCCCCTTCCCGGTTGAGCAGCCGAACGACGGCGCCCCCTTCCTCGGCGACCTGGTCGTGCTGCGGCCCTCGGTCGCCCGGCACGCCCCCGCCGCAGAGTGGTTCCTGATCGTGGACTTCTTCAACGGCGACGCCGACAGCGGCCTGTTCGAGATCAACCTGCCCGCCGGCCACCCGCAGTGGATGGACTGGGCCCAGGTGGTCGACCGGTACGACGTGGCCGCCGTCATCCGGCACAGCCCGGAAGGGGCCCAGACGTGGCAACTCTGA
- a CDS encoding HNH endonuclease → MSSSGAERALAYVAERSVLVPHGCRFWSAALTSKGYAKAVITESGRERTVRVHRWLVEQVAGPDPLPPELKVAHGCNESLCVQIDHLAAVSQRANLQQMARENRAAGRAHVGVADTRGSLGRAQAIQAALREGLDLPALAAAMLAGEARPLVREVLERGYDPAAYLAAVAASDPTRGQLPLF, encoded by the coding sequence GTGTCGAGCAGTGGAGCGGAGCGGGCTCTGGCCTACGTGGCCGAGCGCAGTGTCCTGGTGCCGCACGGGTGCCGTTTCTGGAGCGCTGCCCTGACCAGCAAGGGGTACGCCAAGGCCGTCATCACCGAGTCCGGGCGCGAGCGCACCGTGCGGGTGCACCGGTGGCTGGTCGAGCAGGTGGCCGGCCCCGACCCGCTGCCGCCGGAGCTCAAAGTCGCGCACGGATGCAACGAGAGTCTGTGTGTGCAGATCGACCACCTGGCGGCCGTCTCCCAGCGCGCCAACCTGCAGCAGATGGCGAGGGAGAACCGGGCAGCCGGTCGGGCCCACGTCGGGGTCGCCGACACCCGGGGATCTCTGGGCCGGGCGCAGGCGATCCAGGCCGCGCTCCGCGAGGGGCTCGACCTGCCCGCGCTCGCCGCCGCGATGCTCGCCGGGGAGGCGAGGCCCCTGGTCCGCGAGGTGCTGGAGAGAGGCTACGACCCGGCCGCCTACCTGGCGGCCGTGGCGGCCTCGGACCCCACACGCGGCCAGCTCCCGCTGTTCTGA
- the mobF gene encoding MobF family relaxase yields the protein MMTVHRLSAGDGYVYYMRETVSADAQRERGQELGDYYTAKGQPPGLWMGSGAALLGVSGTVTEAQMKALYGEGLHPDAERIIAERLAAGDHATRAVAAAKLGRKFPTFKGPDNPFSRLLEEELDAFARIEQRPPSPAERAAVRGKVGARLFREEHGRGPATKEELGRFIKKAEGGKQRAAVAGFDLVFSAPKSVSVLWALGDEDVRRAVERAHEKAMADTLAWLEAEATMTRTGTGGIAQEHVEGGLIAARFRHYDSRLGEPLLHDHLVIANKVKGRDGKWRSLDSALLYAQNVPASELYNARVVEEVCAELGLRAEAREVTSGKRAVMEIAGVGHDLIEANSGRSTSIKERTAELVEEYRATTGHEPSSKVLTQLMQRATLDTRPDKKEARSLADLRTQWRETAVAEFGADRVDRLLWHARAVAERLRIIEPAPAAIDIEQAAREVITTVAEHRSVWGERQVLAEARRWVMQTTRGAVTGTDLAEQITARALAADSINITPPDPNPTFAPLTRDDGTSIYRRRETTLYTSAAVLAAEDRIVAAARTRVIPPVSAEVYDRAEAAYQQANPQRPLDAGQRALARTFATGEHLVQAAIGPAGAGKTTAMALAAEAVRASGGRVIGLGPSARAAAELAGGIEASSYVLHEWLAAREGAHEGRRVRAGFELYSGDMVIVDEAGMAGSKRLVDVITDAERAGAVVRLVGDPGQLASVESGGALRLLANVVDVVELEAVHRFRTEGEAAASLALRSGEPEEAWAWYLQQGRIVAGSREQMVHQIFTDWQRDIEAGHTGMMMAGDNATVAELNEKAQAYRAGAGQLDLSRGVDLRDGLEAHRGDLVVTRRNARRNVVRGGKDFVKNGDQWSVVEVREDGSLLVRHASHGGRATLPADYVSKHVEIGYASTGHRGQGATVGMGGGLFDASTARESAYVEMTRGSRENRGYVILEDGQTMADVLQSIARNSQASRSATETIRDEQDRAWNIGRLANEYTDVHARAMGLRYQSMARSQLGLAAEAFIAADAWPAVERALRDAERAGFAPEPILKAAYTERGFSDTEDNSAVLSWRIDNHVSTAQETLQRLEEQPSSRPLRDLTDVQVAKLADESTKRRRAALEEVRRAEARVASQPRPVDVGDLTVPAWPHREYGDLTRAQLAAAIGEARQAVRLTASAHPAETPGEAAERTWQHRAESVHLATLRSEQRLRAEMSRRDRAREDWQREPAPGHASTAGLDAATMSAAMRANEATEQEAHRALDRADAIEQRVRAEQRLRQLLPEIVDTTPDHQGPVPEWLAPRETERDQHTPSSWNAHLAERREVIEARLLQTGQALAQDPPAWARTLGPVPLPDTELRETWERTAALADAWRTRRQVRDTEPGIGDRPAADRDAEAWQILADQVAQVGRRARATEAAVQRGEALARAQAELDRDVPTAAVEAEPVALAVAEYEPVELAVDQAVPELAADVAEEPAERTAPAVELVEDELQAPAADVAEPVELAVDQAVPELAADVAEEPAERTAPAVELVEDELQAPAADVAEPVELAVDQAVPELAADVAEEPAERTAPAVELVEDELQAPAADVAEPVELAVDQAVPELAADVAKEPAERTAPAVDEWESLPYGELSDGELSDMLAYTTDAADTALQQAVAQEARAAELAAALAPGGEIEQRVAARAERVEAIEESRTAAAAVDRLTTELGQAQHQAAAVEARLAETTRLGRPAVRGADREALEQQLLDLRATAQHRDQELTATRQRLEDSTRTAGSPAEHEDVLAAWQRAGGSREAALERAKASRTRGLQASQAEALAARGRATELDGAAAQIRQEMNRRDAQPYAARIAEDAQRIQAAQLAAEQQRQQNQQQQPGPDVNRGQGRSGPEL from the coding sequence ATGATGACCGTCCACCGCCTCAGTGCCGGGGACGGGTACGTCTATTACATGCGCGAAACCGTCAGTGCCGATGCCCAGCGCGAGCGCGGCCAGGAGCTCGGCGATTACTACACCGCCAAGGGCCAGCCTCCCGGCCTGTGGATGGGATCGGGTGCTGCACTGCTCGGTGTTTCCGGCACCGTGACCGAGGCTCAGATGAAGGCACTGTACGGCGAGGGCCTGCACCCGGACGCCGAGCGGATCATCGCCGAACGCCTCGCCGCCGGCGACCACGCCACCCGGGCAGTGGCGGCCGCGAAGCTCGGCCGGAAGTTCCCCACCTTCAAGGGGCCTGACAACCCGTTCAGCCGCCTGCTGGAGGAGGAGCTGGACGCCTTCGCCCGCATCGAGCAGCGTCCGCCGTCCCCCGCCGAGCGGGCCGCCGTGCGCGGCAAGGTCGGCGCCCGCCTGTTCCGTGAGGAGCACGGCCGCGGCCCCGCCACCAAGGAGGAGCTGGGCCGGTTCATCAAGAAGGCCGAGGGCGGCAAGCAGCGCGCGGCCGTCGCCGGGTTCGACCTGGTCTTCTCTGCCCCGAAGTCCGTCTCCGTGCTGTGGGCTCTCGGCGACGAGGACGTGCGCCGGGCCGTCGAGCGGGCGCACGAGAAGGCCATGGCCGACACTCTCGCCTGGCTGGAGGCCGAGGCGACGATGACCCGCACCGGCACCGGCGGCATCGCTCAGGAGCACGTCGAGGGCGGCCTGATCGCCGCCAGGTTCCGGCACTACGACAGCCGCCTCGGCGAGCCCCTGCTGCACGACCACCTGGTGATCGCCAACAAGGTGAAGGGCCGGGACGGCAAGTGGCGTTCGCTCGACAGCGCCCTGCTGTACGCGCAGAACGTCCCGGCCAGTGAGCTCTACAACGCGCGCGTAGTCGAAGAGGTGTGCGCCGAGCTCGGCCTGCGCGCCGAGGCCCGCGAGGTGACCTCCGGCAAGCGGGCGGTGATGGAGATCGCCGGTGTCGGACACGACCTGATCGAAGCGAACTCCGGCCGCTCTACGAGCATCAAGGAGCGCACCGCCGAGCTGGTTGAGGAGTACCGCGCAACCACCGGGCATGAGCCGTCTAGTAAGGTCCTGACGCAGCTCATGCAGAGAGCCACGCTCGACACCCGGCCGGACAAGAAGGAAGCCCGCTCCCTCGCCGACCTGCGGACACAGTGGCGCGAGACCGCCGTCGCGGAGTTCGGCGCCGACCGGGTCGACCGCCTGCTCTGGCACGCGCGGGCCGTCGCGGAGCGACTCCGGATCATCGAGCCGGCCCCGGCCGCAATCGACATCGAGCAGGCCGCGCGCGAGGTAATCACCACCGTCGCCGAGCATCGCAGCGTGTGGGGCGAGCGCCAGGTCCTCGCCGAGGCCCGACGGTGGGTCATGCAGACCACCAGGGGCGCGGTCACGGGCACCGATCTGGCCGAACAGATCACAGCCAGGGCCCTGGCCGCCGACTCCATCAACATCACCCCGCCCGACCCGAACCCCACCTTCGCCCCGCTCACCCGCGACGACGGGACGAGCATCTACCGGCGCCGCGAGACCACCCTGTACACCTCAGCGGCGGTCCTCGCCGCCGAGGACAGGATCGTTGCGGCCGCCCGTACTCGGGTCATCCCGCCCGTCTCCGCCGAGGTCTACGACCGCGCCGAAGCCGCCTATCAGCAGGCGAACCCCCAGCGCCCGCTGGACGCCGGGCAGCGCGCCCTCGCCCGCACCTTCGCCACTGGCGAGCATCTGGTCCAGGCCGCCATCGGCCCGGCCGGCGCGGGCAAGACCACCGCCATGGCCTTGGCCGCCGAAGCGGTCAGGGCGAGCGGCGGCCGCGTGATCGGCCTCGGCCCTTCCGCCCGCGCGGCCGCCGAGCTCGCGGGCGGCATCGAGGCCTCGTCGTATGTGCTCCACGAGTGGCTCGCCGCCCGCGAAGGCGCCCACGAAGGCCGCCGCGTACGCGCCGGGTTCGAGCTGTACTCCGGTGACATGGTCATCGTGGACGAGGCCGGAATGGCGGGCAGCAAGCGCCTGGTCGACGTCATCACCGACGCCGAGCGGGCCGGCGCCGTGGTCCGACTCGTCGGTGACCCGGGCCAGCTGGCGAGCGTCGAATCCGGCGGCGCCCTGCGGCTGCTGGCGAACGTCGTGGACGTCGTGGAGCTGGAGGCGGTGCACCGCTTCCGCACCGAAGGCGAGGCCGCTGCCTCGCTCGCCCTGCGAAGCGGCGAGCCCGAAGAGGCGTGGGCCTGGTACCTGCAGCAGGGCCGCATCGTCGCGGGCTCACGCGAGCAGATGGTGCACCAGATCTTCACCGACTGGCAGCGCGACATCGAGGCCGGTCACACCGGCATGATGATGGCCGGCGACAACGCCACCGTGGCCGAGCTCAACGAGAAGGCCCAGGCATACCGGGCAGGCGCCGGCCAGCTCGACCTCTCCCGTGGCGTCGACCTGCGTGACGGCCTGGAAGCCCACCGCGGCGACCTGGTCGTCACGCGCCGAAACGCCCGCCGCAACGTCGTACGCGGCGGCAAGGACTTCGTGAAGAACGGCGATCAGTGGTCGGTTGTCGAGGTCCGGGAGGACGGCAGCCTGCTGGTTCGCCACGCCAGCCACGGCGGCCGCGCGACCCTGCCCGCCGACTACGTCAGCAAGCACGTGGAGATCGGCTACGCGAGCACCGGCCACCGCGGCCAGGGCGCCACTGTGGGCATGGGCGGCGGCCTGTTTGACGCCAGCACCGCCCGGGAGTCCGCCTACGTCGAGATGACCCGCGGCAGCCGGGAGAACAGGGGCTACGTGATCCTGGAGGACGGCCAGACCATGGCCGACGTCCTGCAGAGCATCGCCCGCAACAGCCAGGCCAGCCGGTCCGCCACCGAGACCATTCGCGACGAGCAAGACCGCGCGTGGAACATCGGTCGGCTCGCCAATGAGTACACCGACGTGCACGCCCGCGCGATGGGCCTGCGCTACCAGAGCATGGCCCGCTCCCAGCTCGGCCTGGCAGCCGAGGCGTTCATCGCCGCCGACGCCTGGCCAGCGGTCGAGCGGGCCCTGCGCGACGCCGAGCGTGCCGGATTCGCCCCCGAGCCCATCCTGAAAGCCGCGTACACCGAGCGCGGATTCAGCGACACCGAGGACAACTCGGCGGTGCTGAGCTGGCGCATCGACAACCACGTCTCCACCGCTCAGGAGACCCTGCAGCGGCTGGAGGAACAGCCCAGCAGCCGGCCCCTCCGCGACCTGACAGACGTCCAGGTCGCCAAACTCGCCGACGAGTCGACCAAGCGACGCAGGGCAGCACTGGAGGAAGTGCGTCGGGCCGAGGCCCGGGTCGCCAGCCAGCCTCGCCCGGTGGACGTCGGTGACCTCACCGTGCCCGCCTGGCCGCACCGCGAGTACGGGGATCTCACCCGCGCCCAGCTCGCCGCAGCCATCGGGGAAGCACGGCAAGCCGTGCGCCTGACCGCGTCCGCCCACCCGGCGGAGACACCCGGCGAGGCCGCCGAGCGGACCTGGCAGCACCGGGCCGAATCCGTGCACCTGGCGACCCTGCGGAGCGAACAGCGCCTGCGCGCCGAGATGTCCCGCCGCGACCGTGCCCGTGAGGACTGGCAGCGCGAGCCCGCACCCGGACACGCCTCCACGGCCGGCCTGGACGCCGCCACGATGTCCGCTGCGATGCGCGCCAACGAGGCGACCGAGCAGGAAGCGCACCGCGCGCTCGACCGCGCGGACGCGATCGAGCAGCGCGTGCGCGCCGAACAGCGCCTGCGCCAGCTGCTGCCCGAGATCGTGGACACCACCCCGGACCACCAGGGCCCCGTTCCCGAGTGGCTCGCCCCGCGCGAAACCGAGCGGGACCAGCACACCCCGTCGAGCTGGAACGCCCACCTCGCCGAGCGCCGCGAGGTGATCGAGGCGCGTCTGCTCCAGACCGGCCAGGCCCTCGCTCAGGACCCGCCCGCGTGGGCCCGTACGCTCGGCCCGGTGCCGCTGCCGGACACCGAACTGCGCGAGACATGGGAGCGGACCGCAGCTCTGGCCGACGCCTGGCGAACCCGCCGACAGGTGCGCGACACCGAGCCCGGCATCGGCGACCGCCCGGCGGCGGACCGCGATGCCGAGGCGTGGCAGATCCTGGCCGACCAGGTGGCCCAGGTCGGCCGTCGTGCCCGCGCCACCGAGGCCGCAGTCCAGCGCGGCGAGGCCCTCGCCCGTGCGCAGGCCGAGCTCGACCGCGACGTCCCGACAGCGGCAGTCGAAGCGGAGCCGGTTGCGCTCGCCGTGGCCGAGTACGAGCCGGTGGAGCTCGCGGTGGACCAGGCCGTGCCGGAGCTCGCGGCCGACGTCGCCGAGGAGCCCGCCGAGCGCACCGCCCCGGCCGTCGAGCTGGTCGAGGACGAGCTGCAGGCGCCGGCCGCCGACGTCGCCGAGCCGGTGGAGCTCGCGGTGGACCAGGCCGTGCCGGAGCTCGCGGCCGACGTCGCCGAGGAGCCCGCCGAGCGCACCGCCCCGGCCGTCGAGCTGGTCGAGGACGAGCTGCAGGCGCCGGCCGCCGACGTCGCCGAGCCGGTGGAGCTCGCGGTGGACCAGGCCGTGCCGGAGCTCGCGGCCGACGTCGCCGAGGAGCCCGCCGAGCGCACCGCCCCGGCCGTCGAGCTGGTCGAGGACGAGCTGCAGGCGCCGGCCGCCGACGTCGCCGAGCCGGTGGAGCTCGCGGTGGACCAGGCCGTGCCGGAGCTCGCGGCCGACGTCGCCAAGGAGCCCGCCGAGCGCACCGCCCCGGCCGTCGATGAGTGGGAGAGCCTGCCGTACGGCGAGCTGTCCGACGGCGAGCTGTCCGACATGCTCGCCTACACCACGGACGCCGCCGACACCGCGCTGCAGCAGGCCGTCGCCCAGGAAGCACGAGCCGCCGAGCTCGCCGCTGCCCTCGCACCCGGAGGTGAGATCGAGCAGCGCGTCGCCGCCCGCGCCGAGCGAGTCGAGGCCATCGAGGAGAGCCGCACGGCGGCCGCCGCCGTCGACCGACTCACCACCGAACTCGGCCAGGCCCAGCACCAGGCCGCCGCCGTCGAGGCCCGGCTGGCCGAGACCACCAGGCTCGGCCGTCCCGCCGTGCGCGGCGCCGACCGCGAGGCACTGGAACAGCAACTGCTCGACCTGCGCGCCACCGCCCAGCACCGCGACCAGGAGCTCACCGCCACCCGGCAACGGCTGGAGGACAGCACCCGCACCGCCGGGAGCCCGGCCGAGCACGAGGACGTGCTGGCTGCCTGGCAGCGGGCCGGCGGCAGCCGCGAGGCCGCACTGGAGCGGGCCAAGGCGTCCCGCACCCGTGGCCTGCAGGCCAGCCAGGCCGAAGCCCTCGCAGCGCGCGGCCGGGCCACCGAGCTGGACGGCGCCGCCGCCCAGATCCGCCAGGAGATGAACCGCCGAGACGCCCAGCCCTACGCCGCCCGCATCGCAGAGGACGCCCAGCGCATCCAGGCCGCCCAGCTCGCCGCCGAGCAGCAACGCCAGCAGAACCAGCAGCAGCAGCCCGGCCCGGACGTGAACCGCGGGCAGGGTCGCAGCGGACCCGAGCTGTAG